From a region of the Acidimicrobiia bacterium genome:
- the cofD gene encoding 2-phospho-L-lactate transferase, translating into MPRVVLLAGGVGGARAARGFAAVLGPADFTVVGNVGDDDWMYGVHVSPDLDTIVYTLAGLEGPEGWGRADDTFAVMAGLEQINVDTTFRLGDNDLAVCLARTRALDEDEPLSLISDRIGALLGVQHQVLPATDDRLRTRIHARTGEWMSFQEYFVLRGQQDEVAEVVFDGADHAHPAPYVLDAITGADLVVIAPSNPILSIWPILAVGEIAEAVGEARRVIAVSPLFGGKALKGPADRVMKSLGLQPGTAGILEAYRGLLTDLVVDIGDAEDAGMSEDVRIHALDTRIAEPKAAERFATEVLAL; encoded by the coding sequence ATGCCCAGGGTCGTCCTTCTCGCTGGCGGTGTCGGCGGTGCCCGCGCCGCCCGCGGCTTCGCTGCCGTACTCGGCCCAGCGGACTTCACCGTGGTGGGCAACGTCGGCGACGACGACTGGATGTACGGCGTCCACGTCTCCCCCGACCTCGACACCATCGTCTACACGCTCGCCGGCCTCGAGGGTCCGGAGGGCTGGGGCCGCGCCGACGACACCTTTGCGGTGATGGCCGGCCTCGAGCAGATCAACGTCGACACCACCTTCCGTCTCGGTGACAACGACCTCGCCGTGTGCCTGGCGAGGACCCGCGCCTTGGACGAGGACGAGCCCCTGTCGCTGATCTCGGATCGCATCGGTGCCCTGCTCGGGGTGCAGCACCAGGTGCTCCCCGCCACCGACGACCGGCTGCGGACGCGCATCCACGCCAGAACGGGTGAGTGGATGTCGTTCCAGGAGTACTTCGTCCTGCGGGGTCAGCAGGACGAGGTCGCCGAAGTGGTCTTCGACGGAGCCGACCACGCCCACCCGGCACCGTATGTGCTCGACGCGATCACCGGAGCCGACCTGGTCGTCATCGCCCCGTCGAATCCGATCCTTTCGATCTGGCCGATCCTCGCCGTGGGCGAGATCGCCGAGGCCGTAGGCGAGGCGCGCCGGGTCATCGCGGTGAGTCCACTCTTCGGGGGCAAGGCGCTCAAGGGCCCCGCCGATCGGGTGATGAAGTCGCTCGGACTCCAACCGGGGACCGCCGGGATCCTGGAGGCGTACCGCGGCCTGCTCACCGACCTCGTGGTCGACATCGGCGACGCCGAGGACGCCGGCATGTCCGAGGACGTTCGCATCCATGCCCTCGACACCCGCATCGCCGAACCGAAAGCCGCCGAACGGTTCGCCACCGAAGTGCTGGCCCTATGA
- a CDS encoding HNH endonuclease signature motif containing protein yields MELARIREAVGVLKAELNSLVPSMVDPGMAQRLIEALSEGSRACSSATALLASRVGDPDRLARDLGTSIGRARAVSDLSNQLKRTPALDRAMRDGALSVDQATEISKAEAVVPGSADHLVEVARSEPFHELKRQARQAILDADRARLPDRQRRARRAAHWVTPLGMVHIEADLEPHIGAPIVECLDADARRMAKSGVEPFQHHLADAVAEALGGNGSAPSSRSDVVVLVSHEVAERGWIDVRDDEHCHIVGVGPIGPQTAKGIADDAFLSGVLFDGKDLRHIKTWGRHVPAPVRLALRLGPGPEFDGPRCIDCGNRLQLELDHQTPLSEGGPTSFDNLEPRCEKCHLAKTRRERRRRRLDRAASGVSAGVSGAVQERSPP; encoded by the coding sequence ATGGAGTTGGCACGAATCCGGGAAGCAGTCGGGGTACTCAAGGCGGAGCTGAACAGCCTGGTGCCGTCGATGGTCGACCCGGGAATGGCGCAGCGGCTCATCGAAGCCCTAAGCGAAGGAAGCCGAGCCTGCTCCAGTGCGACCGCGCTTCTCGCCTCACGGGTCGGCGATCCCGACCGCCTCGCCCGGGACCTCGGAACCTCGATCGGGCGAGCGCGCGCCGTGAGTGATCTCTCCAATCAGCTGAAGCGCACCCCGGCCCTCGACCGGGCCATGCGCGACGGCGCGCTGTCGGTAGACCAGGCGACCGAGATCTCCAAGGCCGAAGCCGTGGTCCCGGGTTCGGCCGACCATCTTGTCGAGGTTGCCCGGTCCGAACCCTTCCACGAGCTCAAGCGCCAAGCCCGCCAGGCGATCCTCGACGCCGATCGCGCCCGACTGCCCGACCGCCAACGACGGGCCCGACGCGCCGCTCACTGGGTCACGCCGCTCGGCATGGTCCACATCGAGGCCGACCTCGAGCCCCACATCGGCGCCCCCATCGTCGAGTGCCTCGACGCCGACGCTCGCCGCATGGCCAAGAGCGGTGTCGAACCGTTCCAGCACCATCTCGCCGACGCCGTCGCCGAAGCCCTCGGAGGGAACGGCTCGGCACCGTCGTCACGAAGCGATGTGGTCGTGCTCGTGAGCCACGAAGTCGCCGAGCGCGGGTGGATCGATGTCCGGGACGACGAGCACTGCCACATCGTCGGCGTCGGCCCGATCGGCCCGCAGACGGCGAAGGGCATCGCCGACGATGCCTTCCTCAGCGGAGTGCTCTTCGACGGCAAGGATCTGCGTCACATCAAGACCTGGGGTCGGCATGTGCCTGCGCCGGTGCGGCTTGCGCTGCGGCTCGGTCCGGGTCCCGAGTTCGACGGTCCCCGCTGCATCGACTGCGGCAATCGTCTCCAACTCGAGCTCGATCATCAGACACCCCTGTCCGAAGGTGGGCCAACCAGTTTCGACAACCTCGAACCCCGATGCGAGAAGTGTCATCTAGCGAAGACACGGCGCGAACGCAGACGGCGCCGGCTGGACCGGGCGGCAAGCGGCGTGTCGGCGGGCGTTAGTGGTGCTGTCCAGGAACGCTCGCCGCCCTAA
- a CDS encoding glutaredoxin domain-containing protein — MSEPVVRFLVVAAAVAVAIGVALGFRLGERRRVAKAPLDLGSLRSAVTLFSDAGCANCDQARSVLVAEGVDFEEFRYDHHRDVFTAVGVSGVPLIVVKDEAGDEVGRIAGRTSARAVRRLLARSSE; from the coding sequence ATGAGTGAGCCGGTCGTCAGGTTCCTTGTCGTGGCGGCTGCGGTCGCCGTGGCGATCGGGGTCGCTCTCGGCTTCAGGCTGGGTGAGCGTCGTCGGGTGGCGAAGGCACCGCTCGACCTGGGCAGCCTCCGGTCCGCGGTCACACTGTTCAGCGACGCCGGCTGCGCCAACTGCGATCAGGCTCGGTCCGTCCTCGTGGCAGAAGGAGTCGACTTCGAAGAGTTCCGATACGACCACCACCGGGATGTGTTCACCGCCGTCGGTGTCTCCGGTGTCCCCCTGATCGTCGTCAAGGACGAAGCGGGGGATGAGGTGGGGAGAATCGCCGGCCGGACGAGCGCTCGCGCGGTTCGCCGCCTGCTGGCGAGAAGTAGCGAGTAG
- a CDS encoding glycosyltransferase family 2 protein — protein sequence MSTAARVSVIMPVYRLPDSVEGNVARVVAALADVEGLEVVVVDDGSGDGTLEAAVRAASTHPNVVAVGLPTNSGKGHAIRAGVEASTGEVVVLLDGDLDLPPEQLPAILERFEREGVDALVGAKHQSMKRGGYPAWRRFLSRAFSWITRIAFRLPVAETQTGLKVFRREPLDRLLPHLKVTRYAYDIELLVMTHRGGYRVGQVPVIMERSDSQSAVRLRTLWEVARDTAAVWFRSLRRRGRQ from the coding sequence GTGTCGACCGCCGCTCGGGTCTCCGTGATCATGCCGGTCTACCGGCTCCCCGACTCCGTGGAGGGCAACGTCGCTCGCGTCGTCGCCGCCCTTGCCGACGTCGAGGGCCTCGAAGTCGTGGTGGTTGACGATGGGAGCGGCGACGGCACCCTGGAGGCAGCGGTCAGAGCGGCCTCGACACACCCCAACGTCGTCGCCGTGGGCCTTCCGACCAACTCGGGCAAGGGCCACGCCATCCGCGCCGGTGTCGAAGCGTCGACCGGCGAGGTGGTCGTGCTGCTCGACGGCGATCTGGATCTTCCCCCCGAGCAGCTGCCGGCGATTCTGGAACGCTTCGAACGAGAAGGCGTCGACGCCCTCGTCGGAGCCAAACATCAGTCGATGAAGCGCGGCGGCTACCCGGCCTGGCGCCGATTCCTGTCTCGGGCCTTCTCCTGGATCACCCGCATCGCTTTCCGTCTGCCGGTGGCCGAGACCCAGACCGGTCTCAAAGTGTTTCGACGCGAGCCTCTCGATCGTCTTCTCCCCCACCTGAAAGTGACGCGGTACGCCTATGACATCGAGCTCCTGGTGATGACGCACCGCGGCGGCTATCGGGTCGGGCAGGTCCCGGTGATCATGGAGCGCTCCGACTCGCAGAGCGCGGTTCGTCTCAGGACCCTATGGGAGGTCGCTCGAGACACGGCCGCGGTGTGGTTCCGCAGTCTGCGTAGACGGGGTCGTCAGTGA
- the cofE gene encoding coenzyme F420-0:L-glutamate ligase produces the protein MTLTIHPLTGIPEVEHGDDLAALLLEAIREAGLALETGDVLVVTHKVVSKAEGAVVPLEGPNEDAAYRAVVIDEAAEIVRRRGDLIIARTKHGFICANAGVDRSNAAPGTAILLPHDPDRSAHGLRMSLKAATGIDPVVVVSDTFGRPWRRGLVDVAIGISGMEAILDLRGTVDGVGRELQVTEIALADEIAAAADLVMGKADRIPAALIRGLSVPRGEGRAADLIRPPEEELFR, from the coding sequence ATGACCCTGACCATCCACCCGCTGACAGGCATCCCCGAGGTCGAGCACGGTGACGATCTGGCGGCGCTGCTGCTCGAGGCGATCCGGGAAGCGGGCCTGGCCCTGGAAACCGGGGACGTGCTCGTGGTCACCCACAAGGTCGTATCGAAGGCTGAAGGCGCGGTGGTCCCTCTCGAGGGACCAAACGAGGACGCCGCCTACCGGGCAGTGGTGATCGACGAAGCCGCCGAGATCGTGCGCCGTCGCGGCGACCTGATCATTGCCCGGACCAAGCACGGGTTCATCTGCGCCAACGCTGGAGTCGATCGGTCGAATGCGGCGCCGGGGACCGCCATCCTCCTCCCCCACGACCCGGACCGCTCGGCCCACGGCCTGCGGATGTCCCTGAAGGCAGCCACCGGCATCGACCCGGTGGTCGTCGTTTCCGACACGTTCGGCCGTCCCTGGCGCCGTGGGTTGGTGGACGTCGCCATCGGCATCTCGGGCATGGAGGCGATCCTCGACCTCCGCGGCACCGTGGACGGTGTCGGCCGGGAACTCCAGGTGACCGAGATCGCCCTCGCCGACGAGATCGCCGCCGCTGCCGACCTGGTCATGGGCAAGGCCGATCGCATACCGGCGGCGCTGATCCGCGGGCTGTCGGTGCCGCGGGGGGAAGGCCGAGCCGCCGACCTGATCCGGCCACCCGAGGAAGAGCTGTTCCGCTGA
- a CDS encoding NAD-dependent epimerase/dehydratase family protein codes for MRGIVTGGAGFIGSHLVDVLVDNGWDIQVVDDLSFGEMDRLAGARRRGNVSVHVTDIQSEDLADVMQRFRPEVVFHLAAQSKVAPSVIDPIHDAMVNVIGTLNVLEATRRSGARKIVFASSGGAIYGSGVKLPAKETAAKHPGSPYGISKKLVEDYFAWYSATHGLDYTLLGLANVYGPRQDPGLEGGVVAIFARAMLENGRITINGDGGHTRDYVYVGDVCDAFLRAADAGGGLLLNVGSGVETSVIELFDQLAAITGYSKAPVFGPPRPGDVRRNVVDSSKAKKVLGWEAWTSLESGLRKTVEWYRG; via the coding sequence GTGCGCGGGATCGTGACCGGTGGGGCCGGGTTCATCGGCAGTCACCTCGTCGACGTCCTCGTCGACAACGGATGGGATATCCAGGTGGTCGACGACCTCAGTTTCGGTGAGATGGATCGGCTGGCGGGGGCGCGTCGCCGGGGCAACGTGTCGGTCCACGTCACCGACATCCAGTCCGAAGACCTCGCCGACGTCATGCAGCGCTTTCGTCCTGAGGTCGTGTTTCACCTTGCCGCACAGAGCAAGGTGGCACCGTCCGTGATCGATCCCATCCACGACGCCATGGTCAACGTGATCGGAACGCTCAACGTGCTGGAGGCGACCCGGCGGTCGGGGGCTCGCAAGATCGTCTTCGCCTCGTCCGGGGGTGCGATCTACGGGAGTGGGGTGAAGCTCCCGGCGAAGGAGACGGCTGCCAAGCACCCGGGGTCACCGTACGGGATCTCGAAGAAGCTCGTCGAGGACTACTTCGCCTGGTACTCGGCGACCCATGGGCTCGACTACACGCTGCTCGGGCTGGCCAACGTGTACGGCCCCCGCCAGGACCCCGGTCTGGAGGGCGGCGTCGTGGCGATTTTCGCCCGCGCCATGCTGGAGAACGGGAGGATCACCATCAACGGCGACGGTGGCCACACCCGGGACTACGTTTACGTCGGCGACGTATGTGACGCCTTCCTGCGGGCGGCAGATGCCGGGGGTGGTCTGCTGCTCAATGTCGGGAGCGGTGTCGAGACGTCTGTGATCGAACTGTTCGATCAGTTGGCCGCCATCACCGGGTACAGCAAGGCGCCGGTGTTCGGACCCCCGCGTCCCGGTGACGTTCGTCGCAACGTGGTCGACTCGTCGAAGGCGAAGAAGGTCCTGGGCTGGGAGGCGTGGACCTCGCTGGAGTCGGGTCTGCGCAAGACGGTGGAGTGGTATAGGGGCTGA
- a CDS encoding DUF5719 family protein, whose protein sequence is MRRLLLGLSVAALGAASALMPAPAVPPPPLSGVVIERLGISSPTDATIWYCPWAQATTTRDSAISLVAAAPAVADLTLPVLIPGEPPDRVSTAIDGPGGAVITLSEVAQRGDSPGFVEFAGGPSGAAVVVSGEVLAADACVGHAGDEWFFVGGSTMTGEALRLRLFNPFPEAATVTVSAFSEIGTEVLGSMSKVTISSRSWTDLDFAEQLRQRQSLIVSVRLDSGLAVPAMAFTQGVDQAWWSGTGLATAWELPISRLSADDSAAIVVANPSLGDIAVDVELFGTEGAQRTQLVLDIPAQAPARLDLSTVDLDFDVVAARVSSPTPVAAGVVSTGALGTAVTSGVEQQAGTWLLPGTRPEAGKSASLWLLNTSDSAVVVTVSRLTGDEVFNTNEILEPGTVTEIPVVGGDTIGYMVRSADPFSAAWSVRADGRVAFSAGIPVPPDE, encoded by the coding sequence ATGAGGCGCCTGCTCCTGGGGTTGTCGGTGGCGGCCCTCGGTGCTGCGTCTGCCCTCATGCCGGCGCCTGCTGTGCCTCCTCCACCCCTGTCGGGGGTGGTCATCGAGCGTCTCGGGATCTCGTCTCCAACCGATGCGACGATCTGGTACTGCCCGTGGGCGCAGGCGACGACCACTCGTGACTCGGCGATCTCGCTGGTGGCAGCGGCCCCGGCGGTGGCCGACCTCACGCTCCCCGTACTCATCCCGGGGGAGCCGCCCGACCGGGTCTCGACGGCCATCGACGGCCCCGGCGGTGCGGTGATCACCCTCTCAGAGGTCGCCCAGCGAGGCGATTCGCCCGGGTTCGTCGAGTTCGCCGGCGGCCCGTCGGGGGCCGCCGTGGTGGTGTCGGGCGAAGTCCTCGCCGCCGACGCCTGCGTCGGGCACGCAGGCGACGAATGGTTCTTCGTGGGCGGATCGACCATGACCGGCGAGGCGTTGCGGCTCAGGCTGTTCAACCCCTTCCCGGAAGCTGCCACGGTGACCGTGTCGGCCTTCTCCGAGATCGGCACTGAAGTCCTCGGGAGCATGTCGAAGGTGACGATCAGCTCGCGGTCGTGGACGGATCTCGACTTCGCCGAGCAACTGCGCCAGCGGCAGTCGCTCATCGTTTCGGTGCGTCTCGATTCGGGGTTGGCGGTTCCGGCCATGGCGTTCACCCAGGGTGTCGACCAGGCGTGGTGGTCCGGTACGGGTCTCGCAACAGCCTGGGAGTTGCCGATCAGTCGCTTGTCAGCAGATGACTCGGCGGCAATCGTGGTGGCCAACCCGAGCCTTGGGGACATCGCCGTCGACGTCGAACTGTTCGGCACCGAGGGTGCCCAGCGCACCCAGCTGGTCCTCGACATCCCTGCCCAGGCACCGGCCCGGCTCGACCTGTCGACCGTCGATCTCGACTTCGACGTCGTGGCCGCCCGGGTGTCCTCCCCGACGCCGGTGGCTGCCGGCGTGGTGAGCACAGGAGCATTGGGTACCGCGGTGACCAGCGGCGTCGAGCAGCAGGCGGGTACCTGGCTGCTGCCCGGCACGCGTCCCGAGGCGGGCAAGAGTGCTTCCCTGTGGCTGCTCAACACGAGCGACAGTGCCGTCGTGGTCACGGTGAGCCGGCTCACCGGTGACGAAGTGTTCAACACCAACGAGATCCTCGAGCCGGGCACCGTCACCGAGATTCCGGTCGTCGGTGGCGACACCATCGGTTACATGGTCAGATCCGCCGATCCGTTCAGCGCCGCCTGGTCGGTGAGGGCCGACGGTCGGGTCGCCTTCTCAGCGGGCATCCCGGTTCCACCCGATGAGTGA
- a CDS encoding sigma-70 family RNA polymerase sigma factor, whose protein sequence is MERGDRRRQRSDDRQVVGSPEPFETFYRREVRGVLAVTIGLTRRTGDAEDATQEAFFRAWRDWDRIGRLERPAAWVRRVALNLAIGRWRQVRAETRAVLRLRPNDVSPPADPVSDRFWAEVRALPRRQAQVVALTYVDDLDSDGVAAVLGISASTVRVHLARARVALAERLEVEE, encoded by the coding sequence ATGGAACGGGGAGACCGGCGGCGTCAGCGGTCGGATGATCGACAGGTCGTCGGGTCGCCTGAGCCCTTCGAGACCTTCTACCGGCGCGAGGTGCGCGGCGTGCTTGCAGTGACCATCGGACTGACGAGGCGAACCGGCGACGCTGAGGACGCCACCCAGGAGGCGTTCTTCCGCGCCTGGCGCGACTGGGACCGCATTGGGCGCCTGGAGCGACCCGCCGCCTGGGTTCGTCGCGTCGCACTCAACCTGGCGATCGGTCGATGGAGGCAGGTGCGCGCCGAGACCCGTGCCGTGCTGAGGCTGCGTCCCAACGACGTCTCACCCCCGGCAGATCCCGTGTCCGATCGGTTCTGGGCGGAGGTCCGCGCGCTGCCGCGGCGACAGGCCCAGGTCGTGGCCCTGACGTATGTCGACGATCTCGATTCGGACGGCGTGGCTGCGGTCCTCGGCATCTCGGCCTCGACGGTCCGCGTCCACCTCGCACGGGCGCGTGTCGCGCTCGCAGAGCGGCTGGAGGTGGAGGAGTGA
- a CDS encoding GtrA family protein, producing MTSYLRSFWTRQAFGMMARLAIIGVANTVLYFALINIFRTVGIDLLLRTVLAFALATAMSYFMNRRWTFKIRHGRGHLSESLGFFGVNLVALLVTAGIVLAADALTGSEPLTRLEENLANLVAGGLLLLPKLAALRDLVFRRSLTTPSTQTAEPHRGRVSSDLP from the coding sequence ATGACCTCGTACCTCCGGTCGTTCTGGACCAGGCAGGCGTTCGGCATGATGGCCCGTTTGGCCATCATCGGCGTCGCTAACACGGTGCTCTACTTCGCACTGATCAACATCTTTCGCACCGTCGGCATCGACCTGTTGCTGCGAACCGTCCTGGCGTTCGCCCTGGCCACCGCCATGTCGTACTTCATGAACCGTCGCTGGACCTTCAAGATCAGGCACGGACGCGGCCATCTGAGCGAGTCACTCGGGTTCTTCGGCGTCAACCTGGTGGCTCTGCTCGTGACCGCCGGGATCGTGCTCGCCGCTGATGCGCTCACCGGGTCCGAGCCGCTCACCCGGCTCGAGGAGAACCTCGCCAACCTGGTCGCGGGCGGACTGCTGCTGCTCCCGAAGCTGGCCGCTCTTCGCGATCTCGTCTTCAGGCGTTCACTGACGACCCCGTCTACGCAGACTGCGGAACCACACCGCGGCCGTGTCTCGAGCGACCTCCCATAG
- a CDS encoding DNA-formamidopyrimidine glycosylase family protein, producing the protein MPELPDVEIYVERFDALVGGSPLERLRVATPWVLRTYDPPPEELEGRALIGVTRLGKRIVLEFDGDRYAVIHLMVAGRLRWRAPGYAIPKTRGLAAFDFPTGTVLFTEEGKTKRASLHLLRGRDGLAEHDRGGLEPIGSDPSAFAEALRRERHTLKRSLTDPRLFSGIGGAYADEIMHRARVSPIAMTDRLTDEQITALHEATTMVLTEWVERLREEVGDGFPEKVTAFHPEMAVHGKYGQPCPDCGAPVKRIVYADNETNYCARCQTGGRILADRALSRLLKDQFPRQLED; encoded by the coding sequence ATGCCCGAGCTCCCCGACGTCGAGATCTACGTCGAACGTTTCGATGCGCTCGTCGGCGGCAGCCCGCTCGAGCGACTCCGGGTAGCCACACCCTGGGTGCTGCGCACCTACGACCCGCCACCGGAGGAGTTGGAGGGCCGGGCCCTCATCGGTGTGACGCGTCTGGGCAAGCGGATCGTGCTCGAGTTCGACGGTGACCGGTACGCGGTCATCCATCTGATGGTGGCCGGGCGGCTCCGGTGGCGAGCACCCGGCTACGCCATCCCCAAGACCCGCGGCCTCGCCGCCTTCGACTTCCCAACAGGCACCGTCCTGTTCACCGAAGAGGGGAAGACCAAGCGGGCCAGCCTCCACCTGCTGCGCGGCCGCGACGGGCTGGCCGAACACGACCGTGGCGGCCTCGAGCCGATCGGCAGCGACCCCAGCGCGTTCGCCGAAGCCCTCCGACGCGAACGCCACACCCTCAAGCGCTCACTCACCGACCCTCGGCTGTTCTCCGGCATCGGCGGCGCCTACGCCGACGAGATCATGCATCGGGCCAGGGTGTCCCCCATCGCCATGACCGACCGCCTCACCGACGAGCAGATCACGGCACTGCACGAGGCCACCACGATGGTGCTCACCGAATGGGTGGAGCGGCTGCGTGAGGAGGTAGGCGACGGCTTCCCGGAAAAGGTCACCGCGTTCCATCCGGAGATGGCCGTCCACGGCAAGTACGGCCAGCCGTGCCCCGACTGCGGGGCGCCGGTCAAGCGCATCGTGTACGCCGACAACGAAACCAACTACTGCGCCCGCTGCCAGACCGGCGGCCGCATCCTCGCCGACCGCGCCCTCAGCCGACTCCTGAAAGACCAGTTCCCCCGCCAGTTGGAGGATTGA
- a CDS encoding DUF3499 family protein yields the protein MTEIIQPCVRCAGPAGIRMAFNYDDSTIWLDDLLERTIPGAGYAMCEDHAGRLTPPVGWTLVDRRQPVRPLFTAVQVA from the coding sequence ATGACCGAGATCATCCAACCGTGCGTTCGCTGTGCTGGCCCCGCCGGGATCCGCATGGCCTTCAATTACGACGACAGCACCATCTGGCTGGACGACCTGCTCGAGCGGACGATTCCAGGAGCCGGCTATGCCATGTGTGAGGATCACGCAGGGCGGCTCACGCCTCCCGTCGGCTGGACCCTCGTCGACCGCCGTCAGCCCGTCCGTCCCCTGTTCACCGCCGTCCAGGTCGCCTAG
- a CDS encoding NDP-sugar synthase, producing MTVRQAVVLVGGRATRMWPITAEIPKGLLPLAGLPFIEYQIARLAELGVDEVFLTVGTHLLEEWEAFASQPVGGVELRLIVEDRPLDTAGGVRSALDGFDDRFFVLNGDVILEADLRPLVADAGAEATLALVEVDDTSAYGVVVVGGEGRVERFLEKMPTADAPARTVNAGVYVMSRGALEDYPPGPLSFERTVFPDLAGRGALAAVTLDGRWLDIGTPTLYLDAHGGMLGDGGAWSWIDPSATVAPEAVVEEAVVLGGARISSGAVVRRGVIGWDAVVGEGATVTGDSMIGARAVVGARCELTGGARLAPDAVLGEAAIRFQPPE from the coding sequence GTGACCGTCCGCCAGGCCGTGGTGCTCGTGGGCGGGCGCGCCACGCGGATGTGGCCCATCACCGCCGAGATCCCGAAGGGCCTGCTCCCGCTCGCCGGGCTGCCGTTCATCGAGTATCAGATCGCCCGCCTCGCCGAGCTCGGCGTCGACGAGGTGTTTCTCACCGTCGGGACGCACCTGCTGGAGGAGTGGGAGGCGTTTGCCTCCCAGCCGGTAGGGGGGGTCGAGCTGCGTCTCATCGTGGAGGATCGACCACTCGATACGGCCGGTGGGGTCCGGTCGGCGCTCGATGGGTTCGACGACCGGTTTTTCGTGCTGAACGGGGATGTGATCCTCGAAGCCGATCTGCGTCCCTTGGTGGCCGACGCCGGCGCGGAGGCGACGCTCGCCCTCGTCGAGGTCGACGACACGAGTGCCTACGGGGTGGTGGTGGTTGGCGGAGAGGGACGCGTCGAGCGCTTCCTCGAGAAGATGCCCACGGCCGATGCGCCGGCGAGGACGGTGAACGCGGGCGTGTACGTCATGTCTCGGGGCGCGCTGGAGGACTACCCGCCGGGACCCCTCTCGTTCGAGCGAACCGTGTTCCCCGATCTCGCCGGACGCGGTGCGCTCGCCGCGGTGACGCTCGACGGGCGATGGCTCGACATCGGCACTCCCACGTTGTATCTCGACGCCCACGGCGGGATGCTCGGTGATGGGGGCGCGTGGTCGTGGATCGATCCGTCGGCGACCGTGGCTCCGGAGGCCGTCGTCGAGGAGGCGGTGGTGCTCGGCGGTGCCCGGATCAGTAGCGGCGCCGTGGTTCGCCGGGGCGTCATCGGGTGGGACGCCGTCGTAGGCGAAGGAGCGACCGTCACTGGCGACTCGATGATCGGGGCGCGGGCCGTGGTCGGCGCTCGTTGCGAGCTCACCGGCGGTGCGCGGCTCGCCCCGGATGCGGTGCTCGGTGAAGCGGCGATCAGGTTCCAGCCACCAGAATGA
- a CDS encoding LCP family protein gives MPSPLTPPAPRSRPRKSGARRAIIGILIFANVAVFGTLGAIWWAANQVSGAIPTIPAEELQLTPPSSEPLGPRTFLLVGSDRREGLGSEFAHTGSFGGERADVIMLVTVRPREGSVQMLSIPRDFKVVYGGVTQKINGTFSNGAGDLVAAVTELIGAPIHHYLEVDFGGFAGIVDAIGGVRMTFPYPARDLKSNLSIGAGTQTLDGQQALALARSRSYQEQREGGGWVSVDGSDFGRTRRQQDILMAIITQIEPPSSPAGFNSLLDALGGFVTTDSNFREDEIINLAWSMRNIEPEGMDTGTLPGRISDEGGVSYVVADEPLTSEMISAFVAGRPIGSAVGRDAAVEVQNGNGRSGAATQVGDVLTAAGFDVVATTNSTRTDYAITLVVARANDLRAAEAVVAELGYGRAVVGRTPDGVDLLVIVGLDAPTG, from the coding sequence ATGCCATCACCTCTCACGCCCCCCGCGCCGCGTAGCCGTCCCCGCAAGAGCGGAGCGCGGCGCGCCATCATCGGCATCCTCATCTTCGCCAACGTCGCCGTCTTCGGGACCCTCGGAGCGATCTGGTGGGCGGCCAACCAGGTGAGCGGTGCCATCCCCACCATTCCGGCCGAGGAACTGCAGCTCACCCCCCCATCATCGGAACCGTTGGGCCCGAGGACCTTCCTCCTCGTCGGTAGCGATCGGCGGGAGGGGCTGGGCAGCGAGTTCGCCCACACCGGCTCCTTCGGCGGCGAGCGGGCCGACGTGATCATGCTGGTCACGGTCCGCCCACGGGAGGGGTCGGTCCAGATGCTGTCGATCCCCCGTGACTTCAAGGTCGTATACGGAGGGGTCACCCAGAAGATCAACGGCACCTTCTCCAACGGGGCAGGTGATCTGGTCGCCGCGGTGACCGAGCTGATCGGCGCGCCGATCCATCACTACCTGGAGGTCGACTTCGGCGGGTTCGCCGGGATCGTCGACGCCATCGGTGGCGTGCGCATGACGTTCCCGTATCCGGCGCGCGACCTCAAGTCGAACCTCTCGATCGGCGCAGGCACTCAGACGCTCGATGGCCAGCAGGCGCTCGCCCTCGCCCGCAGCCGTTCGTACCAGGAGCAGCGGGAGGGCGGCGGCTGGGTGAGCGTCGACGGCAGTGACTTCGGGCGGACGCGCCGCCAGCAGGACATCCTCATGGCGATCATCACGCAGATCGAGCCACCGTCGTCGCCAGCCGGCTTCAACTCGCTGCTCGACGCCCTGGGTGGCTTCGTCACCACCGACAGCAACTTTCGCGAGGACGAGATAATCAACCTCGCCTGGTCGATGCGCAACATCGAGCCCGAGGGCATGGACACCGGGACTCTCCCGGGCCGCATCAGCGATGAGGGCGGCGTGTCGTACGTGGTCGCCGACGAGCCGCTGACATCTGAGATGATCTCCGCCTTCGTCGCCGGGCGTCCCATCGGGAGCGCGGTGGGCCGCGACGCCGCCGTCGAGGTCCAGAACGGCAACGGCCGCAGCGGGGCGGCCACGCAGGTCGGCGACGTGTTGACGGCTGCCGGTTTCGATGTGGTCGCCACCACGAATTCGACGCGGACCGACTACGCCATCACCCTGGTGGTGGCGCGCGCCAACGACCTCAGGGCCGCCGAGGCGGTGGTGGCCGAGCTCGGATACGGCCGGGCGGTCGTCGGGAGGACCCCCGATGGCGTCGATCTGCTGGTTATCGTCGGCCTGGATGCACCCACCGGCTGA